A genome region from Setaria italica strain Yugu1 chromosome III, Setaria_italica_v2.0, whole genome shotgun sequence includes the following:
- the LOC111256697 gene encoding uncharacterized protein LOC111256697 — protein MDGGSGLNLLYAETLDAMGIDRSRLRPSKAPFHGVVPGKQATPLEQIDLPVTFGTPSNYKKEVLTFEVVGFRGTYHAILGRPCYAKFMAIPNYTYLKLKLPGPNGVITVGTTFQKAYECDVECCEYAAAITVTSGMAVQLAEVTKDQPDAKQSNTSFEPTEGIKEVPLDPGCSDGGVVRISAALSPK, from the coding sequence atggatgggggcagcggcctcaacctcctctacgccgagactctcgacgctatggggatcgatcgctcccgcctccgtcccagcaaggcacccttccatggcgtcgtgccagggaagcaggcgacgccccTCGAgcaaatcgacctgcccgttacgtttgggaccccttccaactataagaaggaggtcctcaccttcgaggtggtggggtttcgcggaacctaccatgccatcttaggacggccgtgctacgcgaagttcatggcaatccccaactacacctacctcaagctcaagctgccagggcccaacggggtcatcaccgtcggcacaaccttccagaaggcatatgagtgcgacgtagagtgtTGCGAGTatgccgcggccatcaccgtcacgagCGGCATGGCtgtccagcttgcggaggtgACCAAAGATCAacccgacgccaagcagtcgaatacctcctttgagcccaccgaaggtatcaaggaAGTCCCTCTCGATCCCGGCTGTTCCGATGGTGGggttgtgcggatcagcgcggctctatcccccaaatag
- the LOC106804234 gene encoding uncharacterized protein LOC106804234 — protein PADKTEARRIARRVKSFTIIDQELYKRSHTGILQRCIPIEQGKALIQHIHAGACGHHAVPRTLVGNAFRQGFYWPTAVADATQVVRTCEGCQFFARQTHLPAQALQTIPITWPFAVWGLDLFTGKRFLQFYDDHHIRVDWAAVAHPRTNGQVERANGMILQGLKPRIFDRLKKFGGRWVAELPAVLWSLRTT, from the exons ccggcagacaaaacagaagcccgcaggatcgcgcgccgtgtaaaatccttcaccatcattgaccaggagctctacaagagaagtcatactgggatcctccagcgctgcatcccgatcgagcagggaaaggcgctgatccagcaTATCCATGCtggggcttgtggtcaccacgccgtGCCAAGGACActcgttggcaacgccttccgacagggtttttactggccaaccgcggtcgcggatgccacccaggtagtccgcacctgtgaaggatgccagttctttgcccgccaaactcacctgcccgcgcaggcattgcaaaccatccccatcacatggccgtttgcggtctgggggctggatctc ttcaccgggaagagatttCTCCAGTTctacgacgaccaccacattcgagtggattgggcggcagtggcgcacccccgcacgaacgggcaagtcgagcgagccaacggcatgatactccagggtctcaagccacggatcttcgaccgccttaaaaagttcggcggacggtgggttgcggagcttccagcagtcctctggagcttgaggacgacc
- the LOC101782677 gene encoding phytosulfokine receptor 1-like, with product MCQLPHGVWSCAPADRIALSSFANNLDAAINGWPGAEIYSGDCCRWIGVRCHRFGAYDGLRVVSLDLAGRGFAGALPGTLARMDELRVLNLSRNSIHGAVPPELLRMPRLRVLDLSDNNLTGELGGAKPAPPDASRLVHLDISLNNLTSLRAGVFRGLPRLRRFSAESNRLTGVVPSSLSACSELEYLNMANNSLHGTLGLNFSRLTRLRALHLGWNRLSGHLPASLSRCRELRVLNLRRNNFSGPVPSAFRRLQALSFFNIGINRVAGIAQALRTLQECRALAVLILTSSFHGEEMPAAAAGIRGFPSLRLLGIANCALRGAVPPWLRASARLSVLDLSWNRLAGEIPPWLGGFDSLYRIDLSNNALTGEIPLSLARLRSLAGDDAPCAQVSMSEYGVLLYNWHVDRGQLWYDRYIPPSLDLSGNDLTGVIPPEIGGLRALKILNLSWNALSGPIPATLATLSALETLDLSNNELAGEMPASLARLTFLSCFDVSYNRLRGLVPVGGQFSTFPCSSFAGNPGLHGEYCDGNGVVGPPEHDGSFLAVGSQMFGLPFWLGTIFGLCATCLFMLLR from the coding sequence ATGTGCCAACTCCCTCATGGCGTCTGGAGCTGCGCTCCCGCCGACCGGATCGCACTCTCTAGCTTCGCCAACAATCTTGACGCGGCGATCAACGGGTGGCCAGGCGCGGAGATCTACTCCGGCGACTGTTGCCGCTGGATCGGGGTCCGTTGCCACCGGTTCGGGGCATATGATGGGCTCCGGGTGGTCAGCCTGGACCTCGCCGGCCGGGGCTTTGCTGGCGCCCTGCCGGGCACGCTGGCTCGCATGGACGAGCTGCGCGTCCTCAACCTCTCCCGGAACTCAATCCATGGCGCCGTGCCGCCGGAGCTCCTGCGCATGCCGCGGCTGCGGGTGCTGGACCTCAGCGATaacaacctcaccggcgagctcggcggcgcgAAGCCGGCGCCGCCGGATGCCTCCAGGCTCGTGCACCTCGACATCTCCCTCAACAACCTAACGAGCCTGCGGGCCGGCGTGTTTCGCGGGCTTCCACGGCTGCGAAGGTTCTCGGCCGAGTCCAACCGGCTTACCGGAGTCGTGCCCAGCTCGCTGTCGGCGTGCTCGGAGCTCGAGTACCTGAACATGGCGAACAACTCCCTGCACGGCACTCTCGGTTTGAACTTCTCGCGCCTGACGAGGCTCCGCGCCCTCCATCTCGGCTGGAACCGGCTGAGCGGCCACCTCCCGGCGAGCCTCTCGCGATGCCGGGAACTCAGGGTGCTCAACCTCCGCCGCAACAACTTCTCCGGGCCGGTCCCGTCAGCTTTCCGGCGCCTGCAGGCGCTGTCCTTCTTCAACATCGGCATCAACCGCGTCGCCGGCATAGCGCAGGCGCTCCGGACGCTCCAGGAGTGCCGCGCCCTCGCCGTCCTAATCCTCACCAGCAGCTTCCACGGCGAGGagatgcccgccgccgccgccggcatccggGGGTTCCCAAGCCTGCGGCTGCTCGGCATCGCCAACTGCGCGCTCCGCGGCGCCGTGCCGCCGTGGCTGCGCGCCAGCGCCCGCCTGAGCGTGCTGGACCTGTCGTGGAACCGGCTGGCCGGCGAGATCCCGCCGTGGCTCGGCGGCTTCGACTCGCTCTACCGGATCGACCTCTCGAACAACGCGCTGACCGGGGAGATCCCGCTCTCCCTGGCGCGCCTGAGgtcgctcgccggcgacgacgccccGTGCGCGCAGGTGTCCATGTCCGAGTACGGCGTGCTGCTGTACAACTGGCACGTCGACCGGGGTCAGCTCTGGTACGACCGCTACATCCCGCCGTCGCTGGACCTGAGCGGGAACGACCTGACCGGCGTTATCCCGCCGGAGATCGGCGGCCTCCGGGCACTGAAGATTCTGAACCTGAGCTGGAACGCGCTGTCCGGGCCGATCCCGGCGACGCTGGCGACCCTGAGCGCCCTTGAGACGCTTGACCTGTCGAACAACGAGCTCGCCGGAGAGATGCCGGCGTCGCTCGCGAGGCTGACCTTCCTGTCGTGCTTCGACGTCTCCTACAACAGGCTGCGTGGCCTGGTCCCCGTCGGTGGCCAGTTCTCCACGTTCCCCTGCTCCAGCTTCGCCGGCAACCCTGGCCTTCACGGCGAGTACTGTGACGGCAACGGCGTGGTCGGACCGCCCGAGCATGATGGGAGTTTCCTCGCCGTTGGAAGCCAGATGTTTGGGTTGCCGTTCTGGCTCGGGACGATCTTCGGCCTCTGTGCCACCTGTTTGTTCATGTTGTTGCGCTAG